One Rosa chinensis cultivar Old Blush chromosome 3, RchiOBHm-V2, whole genome shotgun sequence DNA window includes the following coding sequences:
- the LOC112194909 gene encoding putative disease resistance protein RGA3 isoform X2, translating to MTIVSSLLLSAAGGAVGNVASLATDQLSPKIFFCFRKELDKLKQSSDLIGSMIRDAAPEPEDREPLSAMARWKKELVTVAYAAEDVVDEVQYEFVRIDLEGTILCKDIRRIFVRLQMACKIGNINKSLDDLYKQAAAVGLTRSSNGGASSSQGMQGRETTSLLEKHEFTRNDAIIVGRDEVVSNITATLTNPNNQEKMLLVMAVVGLAGLGKTTLARSLTKQVKQLKEGEMKEYFDITLWVYVSKTFDVKSILRRMLKLCEETTANPETLEELIPSLCKKLKGKRYFLVLDDVWNEVPRLWKILEEHLQKLESAKGSTVIVTTRSGKVAEIMGTLPNCYLGTLSDDQCWSIIQDRAFNIPNPSIDSEQERIGRKIAEKCAGVPLAAKILGSLMHSKNSNEWNSILESPTWQNQKDSEIMPVLKLSFDNLESPLKLCFAYCSMLDMGSLIEKEELIQLWMAQGFLNPSPGQRTQKMEMEDIGNEYFDTLLQKSLFQDATKDEDDVITECKMHDLVHEFAIEVSKCESWTPNFNQKMDHSEIRHVARIPTPELQSMSETSIARLRSLFSNVQVSNIIFSKLRSLRVLSFYGVWTQKLPNSLDKLKHLRYLDLSRTKIKELPESIGKLYNLQTLRLPYLDKCPKEIQNLINLRHLDLSRTKIKELPESIGKLYNLQTLRLPWYLDKWPKEIQNLINLRHLDLSRTKIKELPESIGKLYNLQTLRLPYLDKCPKEIQNLINLRLLYFDKRMKFEAGILGRLTDLRTLRNFNVGKEIGDPAIEELSRLNQLRGHLAIDGLEHVRDEEEAKNARLVQKSHLHELTFKWTHGGVANENQTDVLDGLEPHGELQRLNIENFMGARFPSWIMSLQNLKEIRLVGCNNCEGVPTLGHLPKLRSLKISKMHKLKRVGAEFYGTRTTLFPALKTLDISECKELIEWMEAPAEGEVVVFPCLEELKIRHCPNLGNAPSRFPCLKTLSIVTTGLTCLPEGMLKKNTCLKYLSIGDCDELTCIAPDVFGCCESLRSLVVILCKKLSHLPDGLDKLPLLEQLRIERCPSLKSIRITRGIASLRELNIESCEGLSSLEVGLQYCTSLQELKFWSCPNLMSIPITQCMPSLRTLDIRWCERLSSLGVLDYCTSLQKLVIENCDNLTSIPITEGITSLQSLRIVGCQRLLSLPSGLQFCTSLQYLQITRCYSLVSISVSYHVCDHQDSTNQREEVFTGLVQYLSIPAHLRQSLICNCGKLKYEPTGFHRLTRLKKLTIGSFWRKLDAFPDFQLPPPHDSQLEKLELWGWPKLKSLPQQIQHYTSLKTLRIQDFDGIEALPEWLGNLTSLETLTICLCWNLESLPTQDAMKSLTKLKKLSIYSCPLLEKRCTKETDPEWPKISHIPKIEFDCSGRNMHAANLPSSTRNAENLTSSRRNAVLDCLPCCIL from the exons ATGACTATTGTATCCTCTCTCCTTCTATCCGCTGCCGGAGGGGCAGTGGGTAATGTGGCTTCACTCGCTACTGATCAATTGAGCCCCAAAATCTTCTTCTGTTTCAGAAAAGAACTAGATAAGCTCAAACAATCCTCAGATTTGATTGGAAGTATGATACGTGATGCTGCGCCAGAACCCGAAGATCGGGAACCGTTGTCGGCTATGGCTCGCTGGAAGAAGGAGCTTGTAACCGTAGCTTATGCTGCAGAAGATGTCGTGGATGAAGTTCAATATGAATTTGTTCGGATCGATCTAGAGGGGACAATCCTCTGTAAGGACATACGCAGAATCTTCGTTCGTCTTCAGATGGCATGCAAGATTGGCAACATCAATAAATCCTTGGATGATCTCTACAAACAAGCAGCTGCTGTGGGACTGACAAGGAGTTCAAATGGAGGTGCATCATCCAGTCAAGGTATGCAGGGCAGGGAAACAACCTCATTGCTTGAGAAACATGAATTCACCCGCAATGATGCAATCATTGTTGGAAGGGATGAGGTTGTGTCAAATATAACTGCAACCTTGACCAACCCCAACAATCAAGAAAAGATGCTTTTGGTGATGGCCGTTGTAGGATTAGCAGGCTTGGGTAAAACAACGTTGGCTCGCTCGCTTACCAAGCAAGTGAAGCAACTGAAGGAAGGTGAAATGAAAGAGTATTTTGATATAACGCTCTGGGTGTATGTATCTAAAACTTTTGATGTCAAATCAATTTTACGTCGAATGCTGAAATTATGTGAGGAGACGACAGCAAACCCTGAAACTCTGGAAGAATTGATTCCAAGCCTCTGCAAGAAGTTGAAAGGGAAAAGGTATTTTCTTGTACTTGATGATGTTTGGAATGAGGTTCCTCGACTTTGGAAGATTTTGGAGGAGCATCTGCAGAAGCTAGAATCTGCCAAAGGAAGCACTGTGATTGTCACTACCCGTAGTGGCAAGGTTGCAGAAATCATGGGAACACTTCCTAATTGCTATCTAGGGACTCTTTCGGATGATCAGTGTTGGTCCATAATACAGGATAGAGCATTTAATATTCCTAATCCTTCGATAGATTCAGAACAAGAGCGAATCGGAAGAAAAATTGCCGAAAAGTGTGCTGGTGTTCCATTGGCAGCTAAG ATTTTGGGAAGCTTGATGCATTCTAAGAATAGCAACGAATGGAATTCAATTCTGGAAAGTCCTACATGGCAAAACCAAAAGGATAGCGAAATCATGCCGGTTTTGAAGTTGAGTTTTGACAATTTGGAGTCACCATTGAAACTATGTTTTGCATATTGCTCAATGCTCGATATGGGTTCCTtaatagaaaaagaagagtTGATCCAACTATGGATGGCTCAAGGTTTTCTCAATCCTTCTCCTGGCCAAAGAACACAAAAGATGGAGATGGAGGATATAGGCAATGAGTATTTTGATACTCTACTGCAAAAGTCCTTGTTTCAAGATGCTACAAAGGATGAGGATGACGTCATCACCGAATGCAAGATGCATGATCTTGTGCATGAATTTGCAATAGAAGTGTCCAAGTGTGAGAGCTGGACACCGAACTTCAATCAGAAGATGGATCATAGTGAGATTCGACATGTTGCACGGATTCCTACTCCAGAACTACAAAGTATGTCAGAAACAAGTATTGCAAGACTGCGTTCACTCTTTTCAAATGTCCAGGTCTCTAATATCATTTTCTCAAAGTTAAGATCTTTACGTGTCTTAAGTTTCTATGGGGTTTGGACTCAGAAGTTGCCAAATTCACTTGACAAGCTGAAGCACTTGAGGTATCTAGATCTTTCCCGTACAAAAATCAAAGAACTCCCAGAGTCTATTGGCAAGCTCTACAACCTCCAAACATTGAGATTACCATATCTCGATAAGTGTCCAAAGGAGATTCAAAATTTGATCAACTTAAGGCATCTAGATCTTTCCCGTACAAAAATCAAAGAACTCCCAGAGTCTATTGGCAAGCTCTACAACCTCCAAACATTGAGATTACCGTGGTATCTCGATAAGTGGCCAAAGGAGATTCAAAATTTGATCAACTTAAGGCATCTAGATCTTTCCCGTACAAAAATCAAAGAACTCCCAGAGTCTATTGGCAAGCTCTACAACCTCCAAACATTGAGATTACCATATCTCGATAAGTGTCCAAAGGAGATTCAAAATTTGATCAACTTGAGGCTTCTTTATTTTGATAAGAGAATGAAATTTGAGGCTGGGATTTTGGGGCGATTAACTGATCTCCGAACATTACGTAACTTCAACGTGGGTAAGGAGATAGGTGATCCTGCCATTGAGGAGTTGAGTAGGTTGAACCAATTGAGAGGCCACTTAGCTATTGATGGGCTAGAACATGTaagggatgaagaagaagcaaagaatGCTCGCTTAGTGCAGAAGAGTCACTTACATGAGCTGACATTTAAATGGACACACGGCGGGGTAGCTAATGAAAATCAAACTGATGTACTAGATGGCTTGGAACCTCATGGTGAGCTGCAAAGGTTAAACATTGAAAATTTCATGGGTGCTAGATTTCCGTCATGGATAATGAGTCTCCAAAATTTGAAGGAGATTCGATTAGTTGGCTGCAACAATTGTGAAGGAGTGCCGACACTCGGCCATCTACCTAAACTAAGATCTCTTAAGATTAGTAAGATGCACAAGCTGAAACGTGTGGGAGCTGAGTTTTATGGTACTCGTACAACTTTATTTCCAGCACTGAAAACATTAGACATCTCTGAGTGCAAAGAGCTCATTGAATGGATGGAAGCACCAGCTGAAGGAGAAGTCGTGGTATTCCCTTGCCTCGAAGAGTTAAAAATCCGCCACTGTCCCAATTTGGGAAATGCTCCGAGTCGTTTTCCATGTCTTAAGACGTTGAGCATAGTTACTACGGGACTCACTTGCCTACCGGAAGGGATGTTGAAAAAGAACACGTGTCTCAAGTATCTGAGCATAGGTGATTGTGATGAGTTGACTTGTATTGCTCCTGATGTATTTGGCTGTTGCGAATCTCTTCGATCACTCGTTGTTATCCTCTGTAAGAAACTAAGTCATTTACCTGATGGGCTAGACAAACTCCCTCTTCTTGAGCAGTTGAGAATAGAACGTTGTCCCAGCCTCAAGTCGATTCGGATCACACGGGGCATCGCATCTCTCCGTGAATTGAACATCGAGAGTTGTGAGGGATTATCAAGCCTAGAGGTTGGGCTCCAGTACTGCACCTCTCTTCAGGAATTGAAATTCTGGAGCTGCCCCAATCTGATGTCAATTCCAATCACACAGTGCATGCCGTCTCTCCGGACATTGGATATCAGATGGTGTGAGAGATTATCAAGCCTAGGTGTGCTCGACTACTGCACCTCTCttcagaaattggtgattgaAAATTGTGACAATCTAACATCAATTCCAATCACAGAGGGCATCACATCTCTCCAGAGCTTGAGGATTGTTGGTTGTCAGAGATTATTAAGCCTACCGAGTGGGCTCCAATTCTGCACCTCTCTTCAGTATCTGCAAATAACTCGTTGCTATAGTCTAGTATCGATTTCAGTATCATATCATGTGTGCGACCACCAAGACTCAACGAATCAACGGGAGGAAGTCTTTACAGGTCTTGTTCAGTATTTGT CTATTCCAGCTCATCTCCGTCAGTCGTTGATATGTAATTGTGGGAAATTGAAATATGAGCCCACAGGATTTCACCGCCTCACTCGTTTGAAGAAGCTGACAATTGGTTCGTTCTGGAGGAAGCTGGACGCCTTCCCTGATTTTCAGCTTCCACCACCACATGATTCACAACTTGAAAAGTTAGAGTTGTGGGGGTGGCCTAAGCTCAAGTCTCTGCCCCAACAAATTCAGCACTACACTAGTTTAAAAACTCTACGGATACAAGATTTTGACGGAATAGAGGCTCTTCCTGAGTGGTTGGGAAATCTTACATCTCTTGAGACTCTGACTATCTGCTTATGTTGGAATCTCGAGTCTCTGCCTACACAAGATGCTATGAAAAGCCTCACCAAATTGAAGAAGCTCTCCATTTATAGTTGCCCCCTGCTCGAGAAAAGATGCACCAAGGAGACTGACCCCGAATGGCCCAAGATTTCTCACATCCCAAAAATTGAGTTTGACT GTTCGGGAAGGAACATGCATGCTGCGAATTTACCATCTTCTACAAGAAATGCTGAGAATTTAACATCTTCTCGAAGAAA
- the LOC112194909 gene encoding putative disease resistance protein RGA3 isoform X1, which produces MTIVSSLLLSAAGGAVGNVASLATDQLSPKIFFCFRKELDKLKQSSDLIGSMIRDAAPEPEDREPLSAMARWKKELVTVAYAAEDVVDEVQYEFVRIDLEGTILCKDIRRIFVRLQMACKIGNINKSLDDLYKQAAAVGLTRSSNGGASSSQGMQGRETTSLLEKHEFTRNDAIIVGRDEVVSNITATLTNPNNQEKMLLVMAVVGLAGLGKTTLARSLTKQVKQLKEGEMKEYFDITLWVYVSKTFDVKSILRRMLKLCEETTANPETLEELIPSLCKKLKGKRYFLVLDDVWNEVPRLWKILEEHLQKLESAKGSTVIVTTRSGKVAEIMGTLPNCYLGTLSDDQCWSIIQDRAFNIPNPSIDSEQERIGRKIAEKCAGVPLAAKILGSLMHSKNSNEWNSILESPTWQNQKDSEIMPVLKLSFDNLESPLKLCFAYCSMLDMGSLIEKEELIQLWMAQGFLNPSPGQRTQKMEMEDIGNEYFDTLLQKSLFQDATKDEDDVITECKMHDLVHEFAIEVSKCESWTPNFNQKMDHSEIRHVARIPTPELQSMSETSIARLRSLFSNVQVSNIIFSKLRSLRVLSFYGVWTQKLPNSLDKLKHLRYLDLSRTKIKELPESIGKLYNLQTLRLPYLDKCPKEIQNLINLRHLDLSRTKIKELPESIGKLYNLQTLRLPWYLDKWPKEIQNLINLRHLDLSRTKIKELPESIGKLYNLQTLRLPYLDKCPKEIQNLINLRLLYFDKRMKFEAGILGRLTDLRTLRNFNVGKEIGDPAIEELSRLNQLRGHLAIDGLEHVRDEEEAKNARLVQKSHLHELTFKWTHGGVANENQTDVLDGLEPHGELQRLNIENFMGARFPSWIMSLQNLKEIRLVGCNNCEGVPTLGHLPKLRSLKISKMHKLKRVGAEFYGTRTTLFPALKTLDISECKELIEWMEAPAEGEVVVFPCLEELKIRHCPNLGNAPSRFPCLKTLSIVTTGLTCLPEGMLKKNTCLKYLSIGDCDELTCIAPDVFGCCESLRSLVVILCKKLSHLPDGLDKLPLLEQLRIERCPSLKSIRITRGIASLRELNIESCEGLSSLEVGLQYCTSLQELKFWSCPNLMSIPITQCMPSLRTLDIRWCERLSSLGVLDYCTSLQKLVIENCDNLTSIPITEGITSLQSLRIVGCQRLLSLPSGLQFCTSLQYLQITRCYSLVSISVSYHVCDHQDSTNQREEVFTGLVQYLSIQEDCRSPESIPAHLRQSLICNCGKLKYEPTGFHRLTRLKKLTIGSFWRKLDAFPDFQLPPPHDSQLEKLELWGWPKLKSLPQQIQHYTSLKTLRIQDFDGIEALPEWLGNLTSLETLTICLCWNLESLPTQDAMKSLTKLKKLSIYSCPLLEKRCTKETDPEWPKISHIPKIEFDCSGRNMHAANLPSSTRNAENLTSSRRNAVLDCLPCCIL; this is translated from the exons ATGACTATTGTATCCTCTCTCCTTCTATCCGCTGCCGGAGGGGCAGTGGGTAATGTGGCTTCACTCGCTACTGATCAATTGAGCCCCAAAATCTTCTTCTGTTTCAGAAAAGAACTAGATAAGCTCAAACAATCCTCAGATTTGATTGGAAGTATGATACGTGATGCTGCGCCAGAACCCGAAGATCGGGAACCGTTGTCGGCTATGGCTCGCTGGAAGAAGGAGCTTGTAACCGTAGCTTATGCTGCAGAAGATGTCGTGGATGAAGTTCAATATGAATTTGTTCGGATCGATCTAGAGGGGACAATCCTCTGTAAGGACATACGCAGAATCTTCGTTCGTCTTCAGATGGCATGCAAGATTGGCAACATCAATAAATCCTTGGATGATCTCTACAAACAAGCAGCTGCTGTGGGACTGACAAGGAGTTCAAATGGAGGTGCATCATCCAGTCAAGGTATGCAGGGCAGGGAAACAACCTCATTGCTTGAGAAACATGAATTCACCCGCAATGATGCAATCATTGTTGGAAGGGATGAGGTTGTGTCAAATATAACTGCAACCTTGACCAACCCCAACAATCAAGAAAAGATGCTTTTGGTGATGGCCGTTGTAGGATTAGCAGGCTTGGGTAAAACAACGTTGGCTCGCTCGCTTACCAAGCAAGTGAAGCAACTGAAGGAAGGTGAAATGAAAGAGTATTTTGATATAACGCTCTGGGTGTATGTATCTAAAACTTTTGATGTCAAATCAATTTTACGTCGAATGCTGAAATTATGTGAGGAGACGACAGCAAACCCTGAAACTCTGGAAGAATTGATTCCAAGCCTCTGCAAGAAGTTGAAAGGGAAAAGGTATTTTCTTGTACTTGATGATGTTTGGAATGAGGTTCCTCGACTTTGGAAGATTTTGGAGGAGCATCTGCAGAAGCTAGAATCTGCCAAAGGAAGCACTGTGATTGTCACTACCCGTAGTGGCAAGGTTGCAGAAATCATGGGAACACTTCCTAATTGCTATCTAGGGACTCTTTCGGATGATCAGTGTTGGTCCATAATACAGGATAGAGCATTTAATATTCCTAATCCTTCGATAGATTCAGAACAAGAGCGAATCGGAAGAAAAATTGCCGAAAAGTGTGCTGGTGTTCCATTGGCAGCTAAG ATTTTGGGAAGCTTGATGCATTCTAAGAATAGCAACGAATGGAATTCAATTCTGGAAAGTCCTACATGGCAAAACCAAAAGGATAGCGAAATCATGCCGGTTTTGAAGTTGAGTTTTGACAATTTGGAGTCACCATTGAAACTATGTTTTGCATATTGCTCAATGCTCGATATGGGTTCCTtaatagaaaaagaagagtTGATCCAACTATGGATGGCTCAAGGTTTTCTCAATCCTTCTCCTGGCCAAAGAACACAAAAGATGGAGATGGAGGATATAGGCAATGAGTATTTTGATACTCTACTGCAAAAGTCCTTGTTTCAAGATGCTACAAAGGATGAGGATGACGTCATCACCGAATGCAAGATGCATGATCTTGTGCATGAATTTGCAATAGAAGTGTCCAAGTGTGAGAGCTGGACACCGAACTTCAATCAGAAGATGGATCATAGTGAGATTCGACATGTTGCACGGATTCCTACTCCAGAACTACAAAGTATGTCAGAAACAAGTATTGCAAGACTGCGTTCACTCTTTTCAAATGTCCAGGTCTCTAATATCATTTTCTCAAAGTTAAGATCTTTACGTGTCTTAAGTTTCTATGGGGTTTGGACTCAGAAGTTGCCAAATTCACTTGACAAGCTGAAGCACTTGAGGTATCTAGATCTTTCCCGTACAAAAATCAAAGAACTCCCAGAGTCTATTGGCAAGCTCTACAACCTCCAAACATTGAGATTACCATATCTCGATAAGTGTCCAAAGGAGATTCAAAATTTGATCAACTTAAGGCATCTAGATCTTTCCCGTACAAAAATCAAAGAACTCCCAGAGTCTATTGGCAAGCTCTACAACCTCCAAACATTGAGATTACCGTGGTATCTCGATAAGTGGCCAAAGGAGATTCAAAATTTGATCAACTTAAGGCATCTAGATCTTTCCCGTACAAAAATCAAAGAACTCCCAGAGTCTATTGGCAAGCTCTACAACCTCCAAACATTGAGATTACCATATCTCGATAAGTGTCCAAAGGAGATTCAAAATTTGATCAACTTGAGGCTTCTTTATTTTGATAAGAGAATGAAATTTGAGGCTGGGATTTTGGGGCGATTAACTGATCTCCGAACATTACGTAACTTCAACGTGGGTAAGGAGATAGGTGATCCTGCCATTGAGGAGTTGAGTAGGTTGAACCAATTGAGAGGCCACTTAGCTATTGATGGGCTAGAACATGTaagggatgaagaagaagcaaagaatGCTCGCTTAGTGCAGAAGAGTCACTTACATGAGCTGACATTTAAATGGACACACGGCGGGGTAGCTAATGAAAATCAAACTGATGTACTAGATGGCTTGGAACCTCATGGTGAGCTGCAAAGGTTAAACATTGAAAATTTCATGGGTGCTAGATTTCCGTCATGGATAATGAGTCTCCAAAATTTGAAGGAGATTCGATTAGTTGGCTGCAACAATTGTGAAGGAGTGCCGACACTCGGCCATCTACCTAAACTAAGATCTCTTAAGATTAGTAAGATGCACAAGCTGAAACGTGTGGGAGCTGAGTTTTATGGTACTCGTACAACTTTATTTCCAGCACTGAAAACATTAGACATCTCTGAGTGCAAAGAGCTCATTGAATGGATGGAAGCACCAGCTGAAGGAGAAGTCGTGGTATTCCCTTGCCTCGAAGAGTTAAAAATCCGCCACTGTCCCAATTTGGGAAATGCTCCGAGTCGTTTTCCATGTCTTAAGACGTTGAGCATAGTTACTACGGGACTCACTTGCCTACCGGAAGGGATGTTGAAAAAGAACACGTGTCTCAAGTATCTGAGCATAGGTGATTGTGATGAGTTGACTTGTATTGCTCCTGATGTATTTGGCTGTTGCGAATCTCTTCGATCACTCGTTGTTATCCTCTGTAAGAAACTAAGTCATTTACCTGATGGGCTAGACAAACTCCCTCTTCTTGAGCAGTTGAGAATAGAACGTTGTCCCAGCCTCAAGTCGATTCGGATCACACGGGGCATCGCATCTCTCCGTGAATTGAACATCGAGAGTTGTGAGGGATTATCAAGCCTAGAGGTTGGGCTCCAGTACTGCACCTCTCTTCAGGAATTGAAATTCTGGAGCTGCCCCAATCTGATGTCAATTCCAATCACACAGTGCATGCCGTCTCTCCGGACATTGGATATCAGATGGTGTGAGAGATTATCAAGCCTAGGTGTGCTCGACTACTGCACCTCTCttcagaaattggtgattgaAAATTGTGACAATCTAACATCAATTCCAATCACAGAGGGCATCACATCTCTCCAGAGCTTGAGGATTGTTGGTTGTCAGAGATTATTAAGCCTACCGAGTGGGCTCCAATTCTGCACCTCTCTTCAGTATCTGCAAATAACTCGTTGCTATAGTCTAGTATCGATTTCAGTATCATATCATGTGTGCGACCACCAAGACTCAACGAATCAACGGGAGGAAGTCTTTACAGGTCTTGTTCAGTATTTGTCTATACAGGAGGACTGCCGTAGTCCAGAATCTATTCCAGCTCATCTCCGTCAGTCGTTGATATGTAATTGTGGGAAATTGAAATATGAGCCCACAGGATTTCACCGCCTCACTCGTTTGAAGAAGCTGACAATTGGTTCGTTCTGGAGGAAGCTGGACGCCTTCCCTGATTTTCAGCTTCCACCACCACATGATTCACAACTTGAAAAGTTAGAGTTGTGGGGGTGGCCTAAGCTCAAGTCTCTGCCCCAACAAATTCAGCACTACACTAGTTTAAAAACTCTACGGATACAAGATTTTGACGGAATAGAGGCTCTTCCTGAGTGGTTGGGAAATCTTACATCTCTTGAGACTCTGACTATCTGCTTATGTTGGAATCTCGAGTCTCTGCCTACACAAGATGCTATGAAAAGCCTCACCAAATTGAAGAAGCTCTCCATTTATAGTTGCCCCCTGCTCGAGAAAAGATGCACCAAGGAGACTGACCCCGAATGGCCCAAGATTTCTCACATCCCAAAAATTGAGTTTGACT GTTCGGGAAGGAACATGCATGCTGCGAATTTACCATCTTCTACAAGAAATGCTGAGAATTTAACATCTTCTCGAAGAAA